From the Excalfactoria chinensis isolate bCotChi1 chromosome 1, bCotChi1.hap2, whole genome shotgun sequence genome, one window contains:
- the NCF4 gene encoding neutrophil cytosol factor 4 codes for MSLPRQLREKSDFDQLPDDVPVSANIADIEEKKGFANYYMFVIEVKIKSGGRYLIFRRYREFYALHTKLEERYGGESKNSPFTCTLPVLPGKVYVGAKREIAENRIPILNIYMKNLLCLPVWVLMDEEVRLFFYHSNFDSEQVPRRLRRLRPRTRRVKSISSQLPVLDRVAAPRAEALFDFSGTSKLELSFMKGDLIYLLSRVNKDWLEGTVNDATGIFPSAFVKIIKDLPQQEDTVNKIRCYYYDETVSTIRDISVEENLSSIPLFKDLMELIKQEFDQQDIVLNYRDLDGDLIRLLSDQDIELMVSQSRKRSTEKHFFPWKLHITHKDDFSVYNTSPGIGDTQTVRAT; via the exons ATGTCTCTTCCCCGACAGCTGCGAGAAAAGAG CGATTTTGACCAGCTTCCAGATGATGTACCTGTTTCAGCTAACATTGCAGATAttgaagagaagaaaggctTTGCTAATTATTAT ATGTTTGTCATTGAAGTAAAGATTAAAAGTGGTGGCAGATACCTGATTTTCCGACGCTATCGTGAATTCTATGCCCTACACACCAAACTAGAGGAGAGATATGGGGGGGAGAGCAAAAATAGCCCTTTTACCTGCACACTCCCTGTATTGCCAG GGAAAGTTTATGTTGGGGCCAAAAGGGAAATTGCCGAGAACAGGATTCCTATCCTAAATATCTACATGAAG AACCTACTCTGCCTACCTGTTTGGGTGTTGATGGATGAAGAGGTTCGCCTGTTCTTCTACCACTCAAATTTTGATAGTGAACAGGTGCCCAGAAGGCTGAGACGGCTTCGCCCACGGACGCGTCGAGT taAAAGCATTTCATCCCAACTGCCTGTTTTGGACCGTGTAGCAGCTCCTCGGGCTGAG GCACTATTTGATTTCTCTGGAACCAGTAAATTGGAACTCAGTTTCATGAAAGGAGACTTGATCTACCTGCTTAGCAGAGTAAACAAAGACTGGTTGGAG GGAACAGTTAATGATGCCACTGGGATTTTCCCATCTGCTTTTGTGAAGATCATAAAAGATTTACCGCAGCAGGAAGACACAGTTAATAAAATACGCTGTTATTACTATGATGAGACAGTAAGCACTATCAG GGATATATCAGTGGAAGAGAATCTGAGCAGCATTCCATTATTCAAAGATCTTATGGAACTGATAAA GCAGGAGTTTGACCAACAGGACATTGTTCTGAATTACCGGGACCTCGATGGTGATCTGATCCGGCTGCTCTCTGATCAGGACATTGAGCTCATGGTGTCTCAGAGCAGGAAGAGGTCCACTGAGAAGCATTTCTTCCCTTGGAAGTTGCACATCACTCACAAGGACGACTTCAGTGTTTACAACACAAGTCCGGGAATAGGTGATACACAAACTGTCAGGGCAACATGA
- the LOC140258805 gene encoding LOW QUALITY PROTEIN: cytokine receptor common subunit beta-like (The sequence of the model RefSeq protein was modified relative to this genomic sequence to represent the inferred CDS: inserted 1 base in 1 codon): MKTRSSRIXPKESVGMKTFIFNKNVCSKDSMKMKGFCIFLLHLSLGFSDKAINESVPMKSLRCHNDYNSLVTCTWKEHSEAHALLGLTLYQRNGIKNVSEEMHCKKELEEDLHEASDPYSHWICSKRVEYFGIGVDDYYSFKPKQILDVQLKVHLFQNVQPLPPQNLSVTGSPGAFLLTWTAPDGSQGLGNALEYEVAYKREWESWEKAASRLLSNTTRCHLSHLIPGSRYVARVRARVEQGRGFSGQYSEWSTDVSWETPEGGIHPRNLHCLFNGAYLTCSWEVKKAIATSVIFGLFFRATPASAEEECSPVYEKSLPHVPYVVQSCGIPVSNISSQSQYQVSVRTKTEEKLIEAYKNIKVLPPANVSVEQIEKQQYELRWKKHTLQYGFIKQKYQVQFWEHNQYEKTVQTIPITNDEPPFIFTDQMLSPSTKYRGRMRAIVNSQDYQGYWSEWSEEFTWETQNVLSPVILPLMLPVIIITLLIAAYCSFKYFLRQKKLWEEKIPNPSKSLLIQSYLHKVSLGNKHASSQLDVNKCSLTENIDQPSFLQVVDRQTKILAESPEVQTEKTEVSSAALDLQNPYQALNVPEHDAVVCPSQIPGHSFSVSRTNCADPSITSQTAVTCFAFNGPYLYSPVSSSQSEMHQTLEETLNPMGKQEKAISLQYVTLPDKDSPQAAQRQEQSGEGPLQPFLLSDQKEVMRYLNDKREVSPLPTTCGKSTDVRTEDQKSPEAPGCPVFLQQCSLEYITTDSLSLTSDSDTTHLPLVTAGGEPCDPQEPLPSSDCSCHEVSPGKYGVMLPSSSQVSASPEMHLDAFGDYLDVHSGLHGPSELSKISLPFQQKGSALSKEQPLSEGNLVVLNPDSTEPVFLCQVGDYCFHSLKSGEKMCMSQEYPQIKKPSGGRTAPGKPVPDDEFTTGKEGDASKMQAIQLFKSLKSDDYFSWQQSLRITEIC, encoded by the exons atgaaaaccagaagcTCCAGAA AGCCAAAGGAAAGTGTTGgcatgaaaacatttatttttaataaaaacgTGTGTTCAAAGGACAGTATGAAGATGAAAGGGTTTTGCATCTTTTTGCTGCATCTGTCATTGGGCTTCAGTGACAAAGCCATTAATG AAAGCGTTCCGATGAAGAGCTTGAGATGCCACAATGACTACAACTCACTCGTGACATGCACATGGAAGGAACATTCAGAGGCTCACGCCCTCCTTGGTTTGACTCTGTACCAAAGGAATGGTATTAAAAA TGTCAGTGAGGAGATGCATTGCAaaaaggagctggaagaagaCTTACATGAGGCTTCAGATCCCTACAGCCATTGGATTTGCTCGAAAAGAGTAGAATATTTTGGAATCGGGGTGGATGACTATTACAGCTTCAAACCCAAGCAGATTCTTGATGTACAACTAAAAGTTCATCTTTTCCAAAATG TTCAGCCCCTTCCACCTCAAAACCTCTCAGTCACAGGAAGTCCAGGAGCCTTCCTACTGACCTGGACAGCACCTGATGGAAGCCAAGGTCTGGGCAATGCATTGGAGTATGAAGTTGCTTACAAGCGGGAGTGGGAGTCCTGGGAG AAGGCTGCGTCACGCCTGCTCTCCAACACCACTCGTTGCCATCTCAGCCACCTCATCCCAGGGAGTAGATACGTTGCCCGTGTGCGAGCCAGAGTGGAGCAGGGCAGAGGCTTCTCTGGGCAGTACAGCGAGTGGAGCACAGATGTGTCCTGGGAGACCCCTGAAG GTGGCATTCATCCCAGGAACCTTCATTGCCTCTTCAACGGTGCATATCTGACGTGCAGCTGGGAAGTGAAGAAAGCAATTGCCACCTCTGTCATCTTTGGTTTGTTCTTCAGGGCCACTCCAGCATCAGC GGAAGAGGAATGCTCTCCTGTGTATGAGAAGTCTTTGCCCCATGTCCCATacgtggtgcagagctgtgggatcCCTGTTAGCAACATCAGCAGTCAGAGCCAGTATCAAGTGTCTGTGCGGACcaagacagaagagaaactgataGAGGCCTACAAGAACA TTAAGGTGCTGCCACCTGCAAATGTATCAGTGGAACAGATAGAAAAGCAACAGTATGAACTGAGGTGGAAAAAACATACTTTACAGTATGGTTTCATAAAGCAGAAGTATCAAGTCCAGTTCTGGGAGCACAACCAATATGAAAAG ACTGTGCAGACAATACCAATTACCAATGATGAACCTCCCTTCATCTTCACTGATCAGATGTTGTCACCGTCTACAAAATACAGGGGAAGAATGCGTGCAATAGTGAATAGTCAGGATTATCAGGGATACTGGAGTGAATGGAGTGAGGAGTTCACCTGGGAAACCCAGAACG ttctttcacCAGTGATTCTCCCATTGATGCTCCCAGTTATCATCATCACTTTGCTCATTGCTGCTTACTGCAGCTTTAAATATTTCCTCAG gCAGAAGAAGCTGTGGGAGGAAAAGATTCCAAATCCCAGCAAGAGTCTGCTCATCCAGAGCTACTTGCAT aaagTTTCTCTAGGAAACAAGCATGCAAGCAGCCAACTGGACGTCAACAAATGCAGTCTTACAGAGAACATAGATCAGCCTAGCTTCCTTCAAGTTGTGGACAG GCAGACAAAGATTTTGGCAGAGTCCCCTGAAGTGCAGACTGAAAAGACAGAGGTTTCTTCTGCTGCATTAGACCTACAGAACCCATACCAGGCTTTAAATGTTCCAGAGCATGACGCGGTTGTCTGTCCAAGTCAGATTCCTGgccattcattttctgtttcaaggaCAAACTGTGCTGATCCAAGTATAACTTCCCAGACAGCAGTcacttgctttgctttcaatGGCCCATATTTGTACAGCCCAGTGTCATCCTCTCAGTCTGAGATGCATCAGACcctggaagagaccttgaatccaatgggaaaacaagagaaagccATATCCCTGCAGTACGTGACCCTTCCAGACAAAGACAgtccccaggctgcacagaggcaAGAGCAGTCAGGAGAAGGTCcactgcagcccttcctgctcTCAGATCAGAAGGAAGTGATGCGTTATCTCAATGACAAGAGGGAAGTTTCACCACTTCCCACCACCTGTGGGAAAAGCACAGATGTGAGAACAGAAGATCAGAAATCTCCAGAGGCTCCTGGCTGTCCCGTATTCCTTCAGCAGTGCTCCTTGGAGTACATCACCACAGACAGCCTGTCACTGACATCAGATAGTGACACCACACACCTGCCACTTGTCACTGCTGGGGGGGAACCCTGTGACCCACAGGAACCCCTGCCCTCCAGTGACTGCTCTTGCCATGAGGTTTCTCCTGGGAAATATGGTGTCATGCTCCCATCTTCAAGTCAAGTATCAGCCTCTCCTGAAATGCACCTGGATGCCTTTGGAGATTACCTTGATGTCCATTCAGGTCTGCATGGACCTTCGGAACTCTCAAagatttctttgcctttccagCAGAAGGGAAGCGCTCTCTCTAAAGAGCAGCCATTGTCTGAGGGTAATCTGGTGGTGTTAAATCCTGACAGCACTGAGCCAGTTTTCCTTTGCCAGGTTGGTGACTATTGCTTCCACAGCCTGAAATCTGGTGAGAAGATGTGTATGAGTCAGGAATACCCTCAAATCAAGAAACCTTCCGGAGGCAGGACAGCACCTGGGAAACCTGTACCAGATGATGAATTCACCACTGGCAAGGAAGGGGATGCATCGAAAATGCAGGCcattcagcttttcaaaagcCTGAAATCAGATGATTACTTCTCCTGGCAGCAATCTTTGAGGATCACAGAAATCTGCTAA